The Alnus glutinosa chromosome 8, dhAlnGlut1.1, whole genome shotgun sequence DNA segment TTtgttataatataattaaatatttaaattcatcCATTTATATTAGCTCTAAGTTTGTAGAAGAAGTAAtggtttaatatagtattaaaacaaaggttttgagtttgaactttgTCTCTGTCATTCAtctcatatttcaattaaatatttcatatgttaTGTCTCACCTATTAAGGaatagtgttagaatataaattaaatgatttgattaatccgttcctattagcttaagcttttgagaaaaattgcgatttaacataattttaaatggGGAGCGtgagaatataaattaaattattagatacttcatttcctattagcttaagtttttgggataagtgatgttttaacataattttagtTTCAAGAATTCACCCAATTTTTGTTCTTTGGACATCGATTCTACCTTCTTTCTTTACCTTAAAACTAACACACACTTCCATCATGAATATTCTTGCGTCTAAGTCGGCCGTTATGTGTAAATGTACTAAGTCAAACGAATGAAAATAACTTCTATAAGGACTTGATACAAACCAAGTCTTTTGTGCCCttcaataaaaaatagacaCATCAGAAAATCACACCAAATCAAATAAATACGAAAACACACGATTTAAACACCACTGAATAGATATGTTTATATGTCATTTAAATGATGTATCATCTAAAAACCCATATATCATTTAAACACCACTGAATTTGATTGTCTAGAGAGGGTGGCCTAACCACCCCTAAGCTTGGGAAGGGGGGGTTTGACAACCTCTTTTAGCAGAATATGAGATGGTGGTTTAGTCGCCACCGCTAATATGGGATGATCTGATCACCCCTAAAAACTACAaagttgatttattttttattttgtattttattttaaaaaatattaataatgtcatcgtaaaaaaattaacagaaagTAAACGGAAAAAACTATATGATAACCGCTTCAACTTTAGGAATAAGTTGATAACTTGTGAACCTAAGGGAGCGCTTTGATAAAAGTTCATACCTTAAGGGACCAATggagctttttttttattattatttttttgcaaattaagTTATTCTATTATCACTTTACAAGTGATCAAAGTTGTTGCAAGACAATGACCTACTAGAGCACATGCATAATAATAGTATAATAGTGAAGAATAAAGACAAAGAAAGGTTAGGAAGCATGAGTAAGCAACTTCAAGATCCTTAATCGGGCTTTAGAGTTTAGCTTAATTCATCTCACAAGTGCTCTGTATAGCCCATAAAAGTATTAATGGCGTGGAACCCCAGCAGAATCTGACATAAAAAAAAGCCACAGACACAATTTTAATATGCATACACAAAAATTCACCAGAGATTCATGTGTAAGTGTGTTTGTCATATCATCCCCCATGGAGGACTTAAATCCCCCAGTGATCTTAATCGCAGCCTTCTTAAAGATAAAGGTTGCAACCTCTATACAATCATATAACATCATTTTGTGTAAATTGATGCCTGCCCAAGCTTCCATTTTCCTCTCTAGGAGGCCACTCTTTGGAACAAGAATGTGGACAATATGCTATGAAATTATTTACAGATCAAAATTTGAAGTTGTTCTTCAAGTATAACACCATCTCTTGCTGTAGCAGtagaaatgaaagaagaaaaatcagaCTTGTTAGTAACATATATATGGAAGCCAAAGAATTTTGCTAACATAGTACGTGTCTTGAGCATCTTGAAGGAAGAATAACCTCAAGTGATTACCAGAATAATTAAAGCAGAAAATAGTGAAACTCAGTATTTACTTTGATTGGTAATTCCTTTTTCAACATGGTCAGGACTCAATAATGAGTTTTCTTCAGAATAATCATCTATTAGCTGATATCAGCAGGAATGTTATGTCagttgagaaaattttatttggaaTCCATGAGTTTTTTATTCTTCCTCGagatttttggtttcttttgctaACACCCTttggaaattaaatgaaatttgtaagggaaagaaaaagaacttacAATCAAACAAAGAAGGAAGCATCCAGTAGCGCTAGGGAACAAAGCAAACCAAAAATTCAAGTGGTGCAACTTAGCTCCATCAATGAACAGAATAGGCAAGCTTGCAGCTACATTTTGATTGTACAAACTTGCATTTTAGTACCGGATGTGGCCATGTGGGTTTCTTAGGAAGCCAGCAACAATGGAGAGGACAAGAGTAAAGCTATTTGAGGGCATTAATTACCTGGTGGGTGAGTGGCACCCGTGTAGATCATGAAGGCAATGGAAGCGGCCAGGGCAATGCTCCTAGCAAGCCATCCAGGCCCAAACATAGAGAATGCCAGAACACCAATGGCGGCACAGCCAATTTGAGCCATGAACATATTGTACTTCTGCAAAATTTGATACTACTTGATGTAAGTTCTTGTCATGTAGATGAAAAATTTAACACAGCCAATGGTACTAAGAATATTGTTGACAAAACATGGCTGAAATTGCAGGGGGTTAAGTTCAAGTGATGCCCTTTCGTTTCTGTTAggtgaattattattattattattattattattagatgaATAAATGCTTTATaaagttcaaactcaaaatGTCTACAAACAAGTAAGGggataaatgattttttacaTGACCTACGAAGCTGGTATGAGCTCAACACGACACAAAATTAGTAGACTAGTATGAGAGTTCTCACTTGTTTAGTTAAATGGGTCGAGTTATGTTTCGACACGATCCTAACCCGATATTTAGAGTTAAAATCTTTTTGCACGACCAGCAAATCTGACATAAACTAACACGAAATTAACGTATTAAGATTGAGAAGTTCAAACTCgtttagttaaaaaaattgaattaaggTTATCTATATAGTCTTGTACCTAAATTTAGACACAATCTAAACTCTACACACAATACAACCCCTAACAAGGTGAGTAGTTGACTTTCCACGatttcaaactaccattttttttttttttttcaaatgtaccctcaaacaaaacaaaaaatttctgTAGGTCGGGTGGAAGAAGCTCTAAGCCCAGTGAGCTTTACTTTTGGGCCAGAGCGGCCCCTAGAAGGTCGACAATATAAACAATTTTGTCAACTTGTACACGTGTCAGGAGGGTCCATCGAAGCACGATTCTATCCAAAATTTATATGGGCCGAGCCATTGATCAACGTCAGCCCATTAAGGTCATTGTGGGCTGTTTCGACACAGCCccaagagacagagagagagagagagagagatacccgGGCAGCGGGAGAGGAGGGAGTGGCGAGGAGAACGGCAGAAACAGCCCCCAAAGGTGCAATTGTCATTGAAATCCCTTTTGGGGCCAAAACCTGATCCAACTTCCCCAATATCGCCATTGCTGCGAATGCCCCTGCAGAAGGCCAGAGGACATCGCTGAGGGAAGGAGCCGCAGGGCGCTTCCCAGGTTTCCAATCGTCCCAGAATGGTGCCGGTGCGGCCACGTTGCTTGATGATGCCACCACCCCATGTtctgctcttcttcttcttcctttgctGCTAATTATACTTCTCCCATCAGTTTGATTGAAACCAAGACGCCTTTCTAAAACAAGTGCTTTGTTTCGAACGAAATGGGTGTTGATTAGCGATGAAATTGCTGGAGAAATTGAACGCAACGATGGCGGTATCAATGAACTATTTTGATGAATATGACAGCAGCTAGTCCTTAATTGCATGCCCATTTCTCAGATCCCccacccttctctctctcactctctctctctctctctaccttcCACTTGTTCCTGGTGGCCGGATATGATCCAATCCAATCACAACCTCAGGACAGATTTCAGTGTTTATGATGTGTGTGGTGTCAAAGGTGGGCTTTTGGGGAGGTCGAAAGGTCATATTGGATACAAATGCTGAATTAATTACAAATGGCTCAAAAGGCAGACCAAAAGTCATCGGTGGcgccaaaattaattaattaattccaacaatcatcattttttaattttttttttttgggtgaataaACAAGGGGGATTTTCAGTTTTTCATCTTAAATTTCTAACATCAACCGAAATCATGCTATATACGGGCATTTCAAACAATGTTAATCTTCTAATTATTCAATAACATTTGAAGCAAGATATAGAGAAGATGTAAGATTTCAGacttgagacttgagagagagGAATTAGTGTTTACCAAAACAGAGTTACGAGAGAGAACTTTTCCATGTCAATATACCTAGAGataggggtgagcaaaaacccGCAAACCCGCCCCAACCCGCACTCCCCGCCCCTCCCCGCCCCTAAAATTgcggtttttgattttttttttttacgggtacgggttggattttaaccaacccgtgcggggcggggcggggcgcgggtttaatctctttttttccccggatccccgccccgccccgcccctccCCGCGCCCCCCCCcctcatatattttccttttcttctagattcttcttcttctcttcttctcttcttccttctttttctcttcttcttcacagattCACAACCaccctctcatatattttctttttctttttcttccagatttttcttcttcttcttgcaccattcttcttctcttcttccttatttttttcttattcttcacaGATTCacagtcccccccccccctctcatatattttctttttctttttctcccagatttttcttcttcttcctgcaccattcttcttctcttcttccttatttttctcttcttcttcacaaattcaTAGCccccctctcatatattttctttttcttccagattattcttattctttctgcaccat contains these protein-coding regions:
- the LOC133876501 gene encoding uncharacterized protein LOC133876501, whose product is MGMQLRTSCCHIHQNSSLIPPSLRSISPAISSLINTHFVRNKALVLERRLGFNQTDGRSIISSKGRRRRAEHGVVASSSNVAAPAPFWDDWKPGKRPAAPSLSDVLWPSAGAFAAMAILGKLDQVLAPKGISMTIAPLGAVSAVLLATPSSPAARKYNMFMAQIGCAAIGVLAFSMFGPGWLARSIALAASIAFMIYTGATHPPAASLPILFIDGAKLHHLNFWFALFPSATGCFLLCLIQEMVLYLKNNFKF